The following coding sequences lie in one Desulfolucanica intricata genomic window:
- a CDS encoding serine/threonine-protein kinase yields MVRRASDFYPKRDQVLGNKYILKEYINEGTFGYVWSAINLETEELVALKIPKDQERGDNALSEGIKLIGDSHPNVIKVNWMGRLDGVFVIEMEFFEGKTLAEELTDDGFRNPKTIKEVILIFLKILEGVKFLHNKNICHGDIKPHNILFNDREVKLTDFGTSKFIENVFVRTVDAGGTWAYMAPEIAGSNKRYLISDIYSLGVLLYQLLTGRTPHETPIQVINNVPFPKPREINDNIPISIEEIILRALQRNPEDRYQSIEELKEDITKRVLDTEQQAPLMSLSIVEKAAYDDWMQNVINLYNNNRFQEAEVLLRYQKENGNNTPDIFYHMAYVYYNLQRYFDSLSQIEKIEIDKVEAIRREAFKDNIFSLKAKIYIELKKYDEAMMLYEYLSKKNPENINYKYRLAITYGLVNKPDEAIKLLEEINEETPGLLYIVKKLGHAYDIKKEFSKARAYFKYALRMDPGDMLIENRLKVYDQYLNT; encoded by the coding sequence ATGGTAAGAAGGGCTTCTGATTTTTATCCTAAAAGGGATCAAGTTTTAGGCAACAAATACATTTTAAAAGAATATATAAACGAAGGAACCTTTGGATATGTTTGGTCTGCTATTAATTTAGAAACAGAGGAGTTAGTTGCTTTAAAAATACCTAAAGATCAAGAACGTGGAGATAATGCATTATCAGAAGGTATAAAGTTAATTGGTGATTCTCATCCAAACGTTATTAAAGTAAATTGGATGGGGAGATTAGATGGAGTTTTTGTTATTGAAATGGAGTTCTTTGAAGGAAAAACCTTGGCAGAAGAATTAACTGACGATGGGTTTAGAAATCCAAAAACAATTAAAGAAGTTATCTTGATTTTTTTAAAAATATTAGAAGGGGTGAAGTTTTTACATAATAAAAATATTTGCCATGGTGATATAAAACCACATAATATCCTCTTTAATGATAGAGAAGTAAAATTGACGGATTTTGGAACAAGTAAGTTTATCGAGAATGTTTTTGTGAGGACTGTAGACGCTGGAGGAACGTGGGCTTATATGGCTCCAGAAATAGCAGGCTCTAACAAAAGGTATCTTATTTCAGACATCTATTCTTTGGGAGTTCTGCTTTATCAGTTGTTAACAGGAAGAACACCTCATGAAACTCCTATTCAGGTAATTAATAATGTTCCCTTTCCAAAACCGAGGGAAATTAACGACAATATACCTATAAGCATCGAAGAGATTATTTTAAGGGCACTACAAAGAAATCCAGAGGATAGGTATCAAAGTATTGAAGAATTGAAAGAAGATATTACTAAAAGGGTATTAGATACTGAACAGCAAGCACCTTTGATGTCTCTAAGCATAGTAGAGAAAGCAGCCTATGATGATTGGATGCAAAATGTTATCAATCTTTATAATAATAACCGGTTTCAAGAAGCAGAAGTGTTACTTCGTTATCAGAAAGAGAACGGCAATAACACTCCTGATATTTTCTATCACATGGCTTACGTGTATTATAATTTACAAAGATATTTTGATAGCCTAAGTCAAATCGAGAAAATTGAGATAGATAAGGTAGAAGCCATTCGTAGAGAGGCCTTTAAAGATAATATATTTTCCTTAAAAGCAAAGATTTATATAGAACTTAAAAAATATGATGAAGCCATGATGTTGTATGAGTACTTATCAAAGAAGAATCCTGAAAATATTAATTATAAGTATAGATTGGCAATAACCTATGGGTTGGTTAATAAGCCTGATGAAGCAATTAAATTGTTAGAAGAAATTAATGAAGAAACACCGGGACTACTATACATCGTTAAGAAATTAGGCCATGCCTATGATATTAAGAAAGAGTTCAGTAAGGCTAGGGCATATTTTAAGTATGCTTTAAGAATGGATCCGGGAGATATGCTAATTGAAAATAGATTGAAGGTATATGACCAGTACTTGAATACTTAA
- a CDS encoding helicase HerA domain-containing protein — translation MDKYIGKLIGNTGNPNDIKIALEDSFSAKRGEFVKIKHKESMDEPETYVLGRIISISRSNILYNSNMGEGLSELEILPGAQVTGETLFGTIELVGYRDSSGQIKIPRRPLNPGEKVYGVDYEFLSGFYKFDENTSIHIGNLIGYDKGENIVPVYLDVNKLVTEHLAVLAMTGSGKSYTVGRIIERLVALMNGTVVVFDVHGEYGKAFAKGELQFNEDIDSIEDVRDRESIIKIQEMMRKLLNAGGGIKVYTPQIDAFDYKYMNKNKHLALQFDRLDMDDLSSILPGLTEPQERVLDVAIRYWQAKYSNQPRDIQDLREILSGDLEELREWEELSPAEARALNGRSAAVAATKLNRVINEAKSFYTRAIGEPSDIYDMVGEKGDNIGRLVIIDLQGLSDDAKQIITALISSEIMRAAGDKRRQTRPCFLVYEEGHNFAPAGIPSISKKIIKRIASEGRKFGVGFSIISQRPSKLDPDVTSQCNTIITMRLKNPDDQRFIAKTSDMFSKADIDELPSLSTGEALINGRSIPAPLLVKVGTKALIHGGESPEVTNEWGVFNG, via the coding sequence ATGGATAAGTATATAGGAAAACTAATTGGAAATACAGGGAATCCAAATGACATTAAGATTGCATTAGAAGACAGTTTCTCTGCCAAAAGGGGAGAGTTTGTTAAAATTAAACATAAGGAATCCATGGATGAACCAGAGACTTATGTCCTTGGAAGAATTATATCTATTTCAAGAAGCAACATACTTTATAATTCCAATATGGGGGAAGGACTATCAGAGTTAGAAATATTACCCGGTGCCCAAGTTACAGGGGAAACTTTATTCGGAACTATCGAATTGGTAGGATATAGGGATAGTTCAGGGCAAATTAAGATTCCACGAAGACCTTTAAACCCCGGTGAAAAGGTTTACGGTGTAGACTATGAATTTTTATCAGGATTCTATAAATTTGATGAAAATACAAGTATTCATATTGGAAATCTGATAGGTTATGACAAAGGAGAAAATATTGTCCCAGTTTACTTAGATGTTAATAAACTTGTTACAGAGCATTTGGCCGTATTGGCCATGACCGGTTCAGGAAAGTCTTATACTGTCGGAAGAATTATTGAAAGATTAGTTGCACTAATGAATGGAACAGTGGTGGTATTTGATGTTCACGGAGAATATGGTAAGGCATTTGCAAAAGGAGAATTACAATTTAATGAGGATATTGACAGTATAGAGGATGTAAGAGATAGAGAAAGTATCATAAAAATTCAGGAGATGATGAGAAAACTCCTAAATGCTGGTGGGGGCATAAAAGTTTATACTCCACAAATCGATGCCTTTGATTATAAGTATATGAATAAAAATAAACACCTTGCATTGCAGTTCGACCGTTTAGATATGGACGATTTATCCTCAATACTGCCTGGGCTAACAGAGCCGCAAGAAAGGGTATTGGATGTAGCGATTCGCTATTGGCAAGCAAAATACAGTAATCAACCAAGAGATATACAAGATCTAAGGGAGATTTTATCTGGAGATTTAGAGGAACTTAGGGAATGGGAAGAATTAAGCCCTGCTGAAGCAAGAGCATTAAATGGAAGAAGTGCAGCAGTTGCGGCAACTAAACTAAATCGTGTGATCAACGAAGCAAAAAGTTTTTATACAAGGGCAATTGGAGAACCAAGTGACATCTATGATATGGTAGGTGAAAAAGGAGACAATATAGGTAGACTTGTTATTATTGATCTACAAGGTTTATCTGACGATGCAAAGCAAATTATAACTGCTCTTATTTCAAGCGAAATAATGAGAGCAGCAGGTGATAAAAGAAGGCAAACAAGACCATGTTTTCTTGTCTATGAAGAAGGACATAATTTTGCACCTGCAGGAATCCCTTCTATCTCCAAGAAGATTATTAAGAGAATAGCCAGTGAAGGTAGAAAATTTGGAGTTGGCTTCTCTATAATTTCTCAAAGACCTTCTAAATTAGACCCTGACGTTACATCCCAATGTAATACTATAATTACAATGCGTTTAAAAAATCCCGATGACCAAAGATTTATTGCTAAGACAAGCGATATGTTTTCAAAAGCCGATATAGATGAACTCCCTTCCTTGAGTACAGGAGAAGCCCTAATAAATGGTCGATCAATTCCCGCACCTTTATTGGTTAAGGTAGGAACAAAAGCATTGATACACGGAGGAGAGTCTCCAGAGGTGACTAACGAATGGGGAGTTTTTAATGGTTAG